The following coding sequences lie in one Alosa sapidissima isolate fAloSap1 chromosome 15, fAloSap1.pri, whole genome shotgun sequence genomic window:
- the LOC121683250 gene encoding tyrosine-protein kinase receptor UFO — protein sequence MNGSSVILKWAEPEGPINGHLLGYRMEYRTPNSTWELHDSGLDTELSVNLTETLSNISFRVCAYTGAGQGPWSPVQTLALIKPEAEGLQSRDRAPPAFSWHWWYVVMAIAVAVALAVLMAIYVARLRRKETRFGEAFEPMMESGELVVRYRARRTYSRRTTEATLNTLGISDELKQKLQDVMVDRHKLTLGKTLGEGEFGSVMEGLLTQEDSVLKVAVKTMKIAICTRTEMEDFLREAACMKEFDHHNVMRLLGVCLQTVESEGYPSPVVILPYMKHGDLHSYLLYSRLGDCPVYLPSQMLVKFMTDIARGMEYLSSKNFIHRDLAARNCMLNENMNVCVADFGLSKKIYNGDYYRQGRISKMPVKWIAIESLADRVYTTKSDVWSFGVTMWEIATRGQTPYPGVENSEIYDYLRQGNRLKQPPDCLDSIYSLMFSCWFLSPKDRPSFEVLCCELEKVLEELPDPQDPDEILYVNMEESSGEMGAVGGRDPSCPLGGIMSGLSGLSLPMMSPTKDSVATVDVHAPHQPNRYVLCPQHEAPSQPRHLLTATDSLESLQLPALAGPPSSATCSSSASPTPTLRLQPSERSSPVPPLDLDDDDHSTGHMGPAAVRRVPWQ from the exons ATGAACGGCTCTTCTGTGATTCTGAAGTGGGCGGAGCCTGAGGGTCCCATCAACGGACACCTGCTGGGTTATCGGATGGAGTACAGAACCCCCAACAGCAcctgg GAGCTGCATGACTCAGGATTGGACACGGAGCTGTCCGTCAACCTGACTGAGACCCTATCCAACATCTCcttccgtgtgtgtgcgtacacagGGGCGGGCCAGGGACCCTGGAGTCCCGTTCAGACGCTGGCTCTCATCAAACCAG AAGCTGAAGGCCTACAATccagag ACCGGGCACCGCCAGCCTTCTCCTGGCACTGGTGGTACGTCGTCATGGCAATAGCGGTTGCTGTGGCGCTGGCTGTGCTGATGGCCATCTACGTGGCCCGACTCAGACGAAAGGAGACACGCTTTGG cgaGGCGTTTGAGCCCATGATGGAGAGTGGAGAGCTTGTAGTGAGATACCGCGCTCGACGGACCTATAGCCGCCGGACCACTGAAGCCACTC tgaACACGCTGGGCATCAGTGATGAGCTGAAACAGAAGCTACAGGACGTGATGGTGGACAGACATAAGCTGACCCTGGGGAAGACACTGGGAGAGG gtgagttTGGCTCGGTCATGGAGGGGCTGCTAACCCAGGAGGACTCAGTGCTGAAAGTGGCCGTCAAGACCATGAAAA TTGCTATCTGCACGCGTACGGAGATGGAGGACTTCCTGCGTGAAGCGGCCTGCATGAAGGAGTTCGACCACCATAATGTCATGAGGCTCCTAG gtgtttgtctGCAGACGGTCGAGAGTGAGGGTTATCCCTCACCTGTGGTTATCCTACCTTATATGAAGCATGGGGATCTCCACAGCTATCTGCTCTACTCCAGGCTCGGAGACTGCCCTgtg tatcTTCCATCCCAGATGTTGGTGAAATTTATGACAGACATCGCCAGGGGAATGGAGTATTTGAGCAGCAAGAATTTCATTCACAGAGACCTGGCTGCTCGCAACTGCAT GTTGAATGagaacatgaatgtgtgtgtggcggacTTCGGCCTGTCTAAGAAGATATACAACGGTGACTACTACAGACAAGGACGCATCTCCAAAATGCCCGTCAAATGGATCGCCATAGAGAGCCTGGCAGACCGAGTCTACACCACCAAGAGTGATGTg tgGTCATTTGGAGTGACCATGTGGGAGATCGCCACGCGTGGCCAGACGCCGTACCCTGGCGTGGAGAACAGTGAGATCTACGACTACCTGCGGCAGGGCAACCGCCTCAAGCAGCCCCCAGACTGCCTGGACAGCAT TTACTCCCTCATGTTCTCCTGCTGGTTCCTGAGCCCTAAGGACCGGCCCAGTTTTGAGGTTCTGTGCTGTGAGCTGGAGAAGGTTCTGGAGGAGCTGCCTGACCCGCAGGACCCCGACGAGATCCTCTACGTCAACATGGAGGAGTCGTCTGGCGAGATGGGCGCCGTGGGCGGCCGCGACCCCAGCTGCCCGCTGGGCGGCATCATGAGTGGCCTGTCGGGCCTGTCCCTGCCCATGATGTCACCCACGAAGGACTCGGTGGCCACAGTGGACGTGCACGCCCCTCACCAGCCCAACCGCTACGTGCTGTGCCCGCAACACGAGGCGCCGTCGCAGCCACGGCACCTACTGACCGCCACCGACTCGCTGGAGTCGCTGCAGCTGCCCGCTCTCGCCGGACCCCCCTCCTCCGCCACCTGCTCGTCCTCCGCCTCGCCCACCCCCACCTTGCGGCTGCAGCCATCCGAGCGCTCCAGCCCCGTGCCCCCTCTGGACCTGGACGACGATGACCACAGCACCGGGCACATGGGGCCCGCTGCAGTCCGGAGAGTGCCGTGgcagtga